The following coding sequences are from one Apodemus sylvaticus chromosome X, mApoSyl1.1, whole genome shotgun sequence window:
- the Hsd17b10 gene encoding 3-hydroxyacyl-CoA dehydrogenase type-2 translates to MAAAVRSVKGLVAVVTGGASGLGLATAKRLVGQGATAVLLDVPNSDGEAQAKKLGESCIFAPANVTSEKEIQAALTLAKEKFGRIDVAVNCAGIAVAIKTYHQKNKKVHTLEDFQRVINVNLIGTFNVIRLVAGEMGQNEPDQGGQRGVIVNTASVAAFEGQVGQAAYSASKGGIVGMTLPIARDLAPIGIRVVTIAPGLFATPLLTTLPEKVRNFLASQVPFPSRLGDPAEYAHLVQTVIENPFLNGEVIRLDGAIRMQP, encoded by the exons GGCTTGGTTGCAGTAGTAACGGGAGGAGCCTCGGGCCTTGGCCTGGCTACGGCCAAAAGACTGGTGGGACAAGGGGCCACAGCTGTACTTCTGGATGTGCCTAACTCAGACGGCGAAGCCCAAGCCAAGAAGTTAGGAGAAAGCTGCATATTTGCCCCAGCAAAT GTGACCTCTGAGAAGGAGATACAAGCAGCTTTGACTCTAGCAAAAGAAAAGTTTGGCCGCATCGATGTGGCCGTCAACTGTGCAGGCATCGCAGTGGCCATTAAGACATAccaccaaaagaacaaaaaggtCCACACCCTGGAGGACTTCCAGCGGGTTATCAAT GTGAATCTCATAGGCACATTCAATGTGATCCGCCTGGTTGCTGGGGAGATGGGCCAGAATGAACCAGACCAGGGAGGCCAACGTGGAGTTATCGTTAACACAGCCAGCGTGGCTGCCTTTGAGGGCCAG GTTGGACAAGCTGCATACTCTGCATCCAAAGGGGGCATAGTGGGCATGACACTGCCCATTGCTCGAGATCTGGCTCCTATAGGCATCCGTGTGGTAACAATTGCTCCAG GTTTGTTTGCCACTCCACTGCTTACCACCCTTCCAGAGAAAGTGCGCAACTTCTTGGCCAGCCAGGTACCCTTCCCCAGCCGACTAGGTGACCCCGCTGAATATGCTCATCTGGTCCAGACCGTAATCGAGAACCCATTCTTGAATGGGGAGGTCATCCGGCTGGATGGGGCCATTCGGATGCAGCCTTAA
- the Ribc1 gene encoding RIB43A-like with coiled-coils protein 1: MSKRQHFTMYKFDLAPDPKELAAIEARRNREKERQCRFFNVRNRVMGVDVEALNYQVEERKFREAIERSKDMAYGTKHAHYDLVAQMLEKEEAERACRLSKRVQDFREQRQQFKNGHEFDFWDPDHLQEFQVPYWENEAYFGPASMQYFVGEDLDRASHLRMQQEQLRYNLEKQLQEQQAAREEEARAALLSDQLRLAADTRAAELARLEESCRAAMRTAMANANKAQAAKQALQQRREQQQQQEANLAEIKKHVTSDLLTENPQAAQRPNAPHRVLPYCWKGMSAEQRAAIRKTQETQRQEKKEQRQAEKLVEAEWGSQNKRLAEAALELEEQERELCAEFRRGLGSFNQELAKDQQARQNYLNSVIYTNQPTSHYYLQFNTSSR; encoded by the exons ATGTCTAAAAGGCAGCATTTCACG ATGTATAAGTTCGACCTTGCACCAGATCCCAAGGAGCTAGCAGCCATTGAGGCTAGAAGAAATCGTGAAAAGGAACGACAATGCCGATTCTTCAATGTGCGGAACCGAGTCATGGGG GTGGATGTGGAAGCGCTCAACTACCAGGTGGAGGAACGAAAGTTCCGGGAGGCAATAGAGCGAAGCAAAGATATGGCTTATG GTACCAAGCATGCACACTATGATCTGGTGGCACAGATGCTAGAGAAAGAAGAGGCAGAGCGAGCATGCCGGCTGTCCAAGAGAGTACAGGATTTTCGGGAACAAAGGCAACAATTCAAGAATGGACACGAATTCGACTTCTGGGATCCAGACCATCTCCAGGAGTTTCAGGTCCCTTATTGGGAGAATGAGGCATACTTCGGCCCAGCCAGCATGCAGTACTTCGTTGGAGAGGACCTGGACAGAGCCTCACACCTGAGAAtgcagcaggaacagctgagataCAACCTGGAGAAACAGCTACAGGAGCAACAGGCAGCCAGAGAAGAGGAGGCTCGAGCAG ctctgctCAGTGACCAACTGCGCCTCGCCGCGGACACGCGGGCTGCTGAACTGGCTAGACTGGAGGAATCCTGTCGAGCAGCGATGAGGACTGCTATGGCCAATGCCAACAAAGCCCAG GCAGCCAAGCAAGCCCTGCAGCAGCGCcgtgaacagcagcagcaacaggagGCCAACCTCGCAGAGATAAAGAAACATGTCACCAGTGACCTGCTGACCGAGAATCCTCAAGCTGCCCAAAGACCCAACGCTCCTCACCGGGTCCTGCCCTATTGTTGGAAGGGCATGAGTGCAGAGCAGAGAGCTGCCATCAGGAAAACCCAGGAAACCCAACgacaagaaaagaaggaacagCGCCAAGCCGAAAAGTTAGTGGAAGCTGAGTGGGGAAGCCAAAACAAACGGTTGGCCGAAGCAGCACTGGAGCTGGAAGAACAGGAGAGGGAACTGTGTGCAGAATTTCGAAGAGGACTGGGCTCCTTCAACCAAGAGCTAGCCAAGGATCAGCAAGCTCG GCAAAATTATCTGAATTCGGTCATCTACACCAATCAGCCTACTTCGCACTATTACCTACAGTTCAACACCAGCAGCCGCTGA